In the genome of Vidua macroura isolate BioBank_ID:100142 chromosome 19, ASM2450914v1, whole genome shotgun sequence, one region contains:
- the LOC128816896 gene encoding myosin-1B-like isoform X1: MSTDAEMAIFGEAAPYLRKSEKERIEAQNKPFDAKTSVFVVHAKESYVKSTIQSRESGKVTVKTEGGETLTVKDDQIFSMNPPKYDKIEDMAMMTHLHEPAVLYNLKERYAAWMIYTYSGLFCVTVNPYKWLPVYNPEVVLAYRGKKRQEAPPHIFSISDNAYQFMLTDRENQSILITGESGAGKTVNTKRVIQYFATIAASGDKKKEEQTSGKMQGTLEDQIISANPLLEAFGNAKTVRNDNSSRFGKFIRIHFGATGKLASADIETYLLEKSRVTFQLKAERSYHIFYQIMSNKKPELIEMLLITTNPYDYLYVSQGEITVPSINDQEELMATDSAIDILGFSADEKTAIYKLTGAVMHYGNLKFKQKQREEQAEPDGTEVADKAAYLMGLNSADLLKALCYPRVKVGNEYVTKGQTVQQVYNSVGALAKAVFEKMFLWMVVRINQQLDTKQPRQYFIGVLDIAGFEIFDFNSLEQLCINFTNEKLQQFFNHHMFVLEQEEYKKEGIEWEFIDFGMDLAACIELIEKPMGIFSILEEECMFPKATDTSFKNKLYDQHLGKSNNFQKPKPGKGKAEAHFSLVHYAGTVDYNISGWLDKNKDPLNETVVGLYQKSSLKTLALLFASAGGEAEASGGGGGGGKKGGKKKGSSFQTVSALFRENLNKLMTNLRSTHPHFVRCIIPNESKTPGAMEHELVLHQLRCNGVLEGIRICRKGFPSRILYADFKQRYKVLNASAIPEGQFIDSKKASEKLLGSIDVDHTQYKFGHTKVFFKAGLLGLLEEMRDEKLAQLITRTQARCRGFLMRVEYQRMVERRESIFCIQYNVRSFMNVKHWPWMKLFFKIKPLLKSAESEKEMANMKGEFEKTKEELAKSEAKRKELEEKMASLMQEKNDLQLQVQSEADALADAEERCDQLIKTKIQLEAKIKEVTERAEDEEEINAELTAKKRKLEDECSELKKDIDDLELTLAKVEKEKHATENKVKNLTEEMAALDETIAKLTKEKKALQEAHQQTLDDLQAEEDKVNTLTKAKTKLEQQVDDLEGSLEQEKKLRMDLERAKRKLEGDLKLAQDSIMDLENDKQQLDEKLKKKDFEISQIQSKTEDEQALGMQLQKKIKELQARIEELEEEIEAERTSRAKAEKHRADLSRELEEISERLEEAGGATAAQIDMNKKREAEFQKMRRDLEEATLQHEATAAALRKKHADSTAELGEQIDNLQRVKQKLEKEKSELKMEIDDLASNMESVSKAKTNLEKMCRTLEDQLSEIKSKEEEHQRMINDLNAQRARLQTESGEYSRQVEEKDALVSQLSRGKQAFTQQIEELKRHLEEEIKAKNALAHALQSARHDCDLLREQYEEEQEAKGELQRALSKANSEVAQWRTKYETDAIQRTEELEEAKKKLAQRLQDAEEHVEAVNAKCASLEKTKQRLQNEVEDLMIDVERSNAACAALDKKQKNFDKILAEWKQKYEETQAELEASQKESRSLSTELFKMKNAYEESLDHLETMKRENKNLQQEISDLTEQIAEGGKAIHELEKVKKQVEQEKSELQASLEEVEASLEHEEGKILRLQLELNQVKSEIDRKIAEKDEEIDQMKRNHLRVVDSMQSTLDAEIRSRNEALRLKKKMEGDLNEMEIQLSHANRQAAEAQKNLRNTQAVLKDTQLHLDDAVRAQDDLKEQVAMVERRANLLQAEVEELRAALEQTERSRKVAEQELLDASERVQLLHSQNTSLINTKKKLETDIAQIQGEMEDTIQEARNAEEKAKKAITDAAMMAEELKKEQDTSAHLERMKKNLDQTVKDLQHRLEEAEQLALKGGKKQIQKLEARVRELEGEVDAEQKRSAEAVKGVRKYERRVKELTYQSEEDRKNVLRLQDLVDKLQMKVKSYKRQAEEAEELSNVNLSKFRKIQHELEEAEERADIAESQVNKLRAKSREIHKKIEEEE, from the exons ATGTCTACGGACGCTGAGATGGCCATCTTTGGGGAGGCTGCTCCTTACCTCCGAAAATCGGAAAAGGAGAGAATTGAGGCCCAGAACAAACCCTTTGATGCCAAGACATCTGTCTTTGTGGTGCATGCAAAGGAGTCCTATGTGAAGAGCACAATCCAGAGCAGGGAATCGGGCAAGGTCACTGTCAAGACTGAAGGGGGAGAG ACCCTGACTGTGAAGGATGACCAAATCTTCTCCATGAACCCTCCCAAGTATGACAAAATCGAGGACATGGCCATGATGACCCACCTCCACGAACCCGCCGTGCTGTACAACCTCAAAGAGCGTTACGCAGCCTGGATGATCTAC ACCTACTCGGGTCTCTTCTGCGTCACTGTCAACCCCTACAAGTGGCTGCCGGTGTACAACCCCGAGGTGGTGTTGGCCTACCGAGGCAAGAAGCGCCAGGAGGCCCCTCCACACATCTTCTCCATCTCTGACAACGCCTATCAGTTCATGCTGACTG ATCGGGAGAACCAGTCCATCCTGATCAC CGGAGAATCCGGGGCCGGGAAGACTGTGAACACAAAGCGTGTCATCCAGTACTTTGCAACAATTGCAGCCAGCggggacaagaagaaggaggagcagACCTCAGGCAAAATGCAG GGGACACTTGAGGATCAAATCATCAGTGCCAACCCACTGCTGGAGGCCTTTGGAAACGCCAAGACCGTGAGGAACGACAACTCCTCACGCTTT ggTAAATTCATCAGAATCCATTTTGGTGCCACAGGCAAACTGGCTTCTGCTGACATTGAAACTT ATCTGCTGGAGAAGTCCAGAGTCACTTTCCAGCTCAAGGCGGAAAGGAGCTACCACATCTTTTATCAGATCATGTCCAACAAGAAGCCAGAGCTAATTG AGATGTTACTGATCACCACCAACCCCTATGACTATCTGTATGTGAGTCAGGGTGAGATCACAGTTCCCAGCATTAACGACCAGGAGGAGCTGATGGCCACCGAC AGTGCCATTGACATCCTGGGTTTTAGTGCTGATGAGAAAACAGCCATCTACAAGCTGACAGGGGCTGTCATGCACTACGGGAACCTGAAGTTCAAGCAGAAACAAcgagaggagcaggcagagcctgatggcaccGAAG TTGCTGACAAGGCTGCCTACCTGATGGGTCTGAACTCAGCAGACCTGCTCAAGGCTCTCTGCTACCCCCGAGTCAAGGTGGGGAATGAATACGTGACCAAGGGCCAAACTGTGCAGCAG GTATACAATTCAGTGGGTGCACTGGCAAAGGCAGTGTTTGAGAAGATGTTCCTGTGGATGGTTGTTCGCATCAACCAGCAGCTGGACACGAAGCAGCCCAGGCAGTACTTCATTGGTGTCCTGGACATTGCTGGCTTCGAGATCTTTGAT TTCaacagcctggagcagctgtgcatCAACTTCACCAATGAGAAACTGCAACAGTTCTTCAACCACCACATGTtcgtgctggagcaggaggagtaCAAGAAGGAGGGGATTGAATGGGAGTTCATTGACTTTGGCATGGACCTGGCTGCCTGCATTGAGCTCATTGAGAAG CCCATGGGCATTTTCTCCATCCTGGAAGAGGAGTGCATGTTCCCCAAGGCAACTGACACCTCTTTCAAGAACAAGCTCTATGACCAGCACCTGGGCAAGTCCAACAACTTCCAGAAGCCcaagcctggcaaaggcaaggcTGAGGCCCACTTCTCCCTGGTGCACTATGCTGGCACAGTGGACTACAACATCTCTGGCTGGCTTGACAAGAACAAGGACCCTCTGAATGAAACTGTTGTGGGGCTGTATCAGAAGTCATCCCTGAAGACACTGGCTTTACTCTTTGCATctgctggaggagaggcag agGCTAGCGgcggtggtggtggtggtggtaagAAGGGAGGCAAGAAGAAGGGTTCTTCTTTCCAGACTGTCTCAGCTCTTTTCAGA GAGAATCTCAACAAGCTGATGACCAACCTGCGCAGCACTCACCCACATTTTGTGCGGTGTATCATCCCCAACGAGTCTAAAACACCTG GTGCCATGGAGCACGAGCTGGTGCTGCACCAGCTGCGCTGTAACGGCGTGCTGGAAGGGATCAGGATTTGCAGGAAAGGCTTCCCCAGCAGAATCCTCTATGCTGACTTCAAACAGAG ATACAAGGTGCTTAATGCCAGTGCCATCCCTGAAGGACAGTTCATCGATAGCAAGAAGGCTTCTGAGAAGCTCCTTGGGTCAATCGATGTGGACCACACCCAGTACAAATTTGGACACACCAAG GTGTTCTTcaaagctgggctgctgggactCCTGGAGGAGATGAGGGATGAGAAGCTGGCACAGCTCATCACCCGCACCCAGGCCAGGTGCAGGGGCTTCCTGATGAGGGTGGAGTACCAGAGAATGGTGGAACGGAG GGAATCCATCTTCTGCATCCAGTACAATGTTCGTTCATTCATGAATGTCAAACACTGGCCATGGATGAAGCTGTTCTTCAAGATCAAGCCCTTGCTGAAGAGTGCAGAGTCTGAGAAGGAGATGGCCAACATGAAGGGAGAGTTTGAGAAAACCAAGGAAGAGCTTGCAAAGTCTGAGGCAAAGCGGAAGGAGCTTGAGGAGAAAATGGCATCTctaatgcaggaaaaaaatgacctGCAGCTCCAAGTGCAATCT GAAGCTGATGCTTTGGCTGATGCTGAAGAAAGGTGTGACCAGCTcatcaaaaccaaaatccagCTGGAAGCCAAAATTAAGGAGGTGACTGAAAgggcagaggatgaggaggaaatTAATGCTGAACTGACAGCCAAGAAGAGGAAGCTGGAGGATGAATGTTCAGAGCTGAAGAAAGATATTGATGACCTTGAGCTAACACTGGCCaaggtggagaaggaaaaacatgCCACTGAAAACAAG GTGAAAAACCTGACTGAGGAGATGGCAGCTTTGGACGAGACCATTGCCAAGCtgacaaaagagaagaaagcccTCCAAGAGGCCCATCAGCAGACCCTGGATGacctgcaggcagaggaggacAAAGTCAATACTCTGACCAAAGCCAAGACCAAGCTGGAACAGCAAGTGGATGAT CTGGAAGGGTCCCTGGAGCAAGAGAAGAAACTGCGCATGGACCTGGAGAGAGCTAAGAGGAAACTGGAAGGAGACCTGAAGCTGGCCCAGGACAGCATCATGGATTTGGAGAATGAtaagcagcagctggatgagaaactgaagaa GAAAGACTTTGAGATCAGCCAGATCCAAAGTAAAACTGAGGATGAACAAGCCCTGGGCATGCAACTTCAGAAGAAGATCAAGGAGCTGCAG GCCCGTattgaggagctggaggaggaaattGAGGCAGAGCGAACCTCTCGCGCTAAAGCAGAGAAGCATCGCGCTGACCTGtccagggagctggaggagatcaGCGAGCGCCTGGAAGAAGCAGGAggggccacagcagctcagatTGATATGAACAAGAAGCGTGAGGCGGAATTCCAGAAGATGCGCCGTGACCTGGAAGAGGCCACGCTGCAGCACGAAGCCACGGCTGCCGCCCTGCGCAAGAAGCACGCggacagcacagctgagctgggcgAGCAGATCGACAACCTGCAACGCGTGAAgcagaagctggagaaggagaagagtgAGCTGAAGATGGAGATTGACGACTTGGCCAGCAACATGGAGTCTGTCTCCAAAGCCAAG ACCAACCTGGAGAAGATGTGCCGCACACTGGAAGATCAGCTGAGTGAGATTAAGAGCAAGGAGGAAGAGCATCAGCGCATGATCAATGACCTCAATGCTCAAAGAGCTCGTCTGCAGACAGAGTCAG GTGAATATTCACGTCAGGTGGAAGAGAAGGATGCTTTGGTTTCTCAGCTGTCAAGAGGCAAACAAGCTTTCACCCAACAGATTGAGGAACTGAAGAGGCATTTAGAGGAAGAGATAAAG gCCAAGAACGCCCTGGCCCACGCCCTGCAGTCCGCTCGCCACGACTGTGACTTGCTCCGGGAACAAtatgaggaggagcaggaggccaAGGGGGAGCTGCAGCGAGCCCTGTCCAAGGCCAACAGCGAAGTGGCCCAGTGGAGAACCAAATACGAGACGGACGCGATTCAGCGCACGGAGGAGCTCGAGGAGGCCAA GAAGAAGCTGGCCCAGCGCCTGCAGGATGCAGAGGAACATGTTGAGGCTGTCAATGCCAAATGTGCCTCCctggaaaagacaaagcagaggctgcagaatGAAGTGGAGGACCTGATGATTGACGTGGAGAGATCCAATGCTGCCTGCGCTGCTCTGGATAAGAAGCAGAAGAACTTTGACAAG ATCCTGGCAGAATGGAAGCAGAAGTATGAGGAAAcacaggctgagctggaggcCTCGCAGAAGGAGTCGCGCTCTCTGAGCACGGAGCTGTTCAAGATGAAGAATGCCTATGAGGAGTCCTTGGACCACCTGGAAACAATGAAGCGGGAGAACAAGAACTTGCAGC AGGAGATTTCCGACCTCACTGAGCAGATTGCGGAGGGAGGAAAGGCAATTCATGAGCTGGAGAAAGTCAAGAAGCAGGTTGAGCAGGAGAAATCGGAACTGCAAGCCTCCCTGGAGGAAGTTGAG GCCTCCCTGGAACATGAGGAGGGGAAGATCCTGCGCCTGCAGCTTGAGCTCAACCAAGTGAAGTCTGAGATTGACAGGAAGATAGCAGAGAAAGACGAGGAGATTGACCAGATGAAGAGAAACCACCTCCGAGTTGTGGACTCCATGCAGAGCACCCTGGATGCTGAGATCAGGAGCAGGAATGAAGCCCTGAGGCTGAAGAAGAAGATGGAGGGAGACCTGAATGAAATGGAGATCCAACTGAGCCATGCCAACCgccaggctgcagaggcacaAAAGAACTTGAGGAACACTCAGGCAGTGCTCAAG GACACTCAGCTGCACTTGGATGATGCTGTCAGAGCACAGGATGACCTGAAGGAGCAGGTGGCCATGGTGGAGCGCAGAGCAAACCTGCTGCAGGCTGAAGTTGAGGAGCTCcgggcagccctggagcagacGGAGCGGTCGAGGAAAGTGGCTGAGCAGGAGCTTCTGGATGCCAGTGAGCGTGTGCAGCTCCTCCATAGCCAG AACACCAGCCTGATCAACACCAAGAAGAAGCTGGAGACGGACATTGCCCAGATCCAGGGTGAAATGGAGGATACCATCCAGGAAGCCCGCAATGCTGAGGAGAAGGCCAAGAAGGCCATCACAGAT GCGGCCATGAtggcagaagagctgaagaAGGAGCAGGACACCAGTGCCCACCTGGAGAGGATGAAGAAGAACCTGGACCAGACAGTGAAGGACCTGCAGCACCGCCTGGAAGAGGCCGAGCAGTTGGCActgaagggagggaagaagcaGATCCAGAAGCTGGAGGCCAGG GTGCGGGAGCTGGAAGGGGAGGTTGATGCTGAGCAGAAGCGCAGCGCTGAAGCCGTGAAGGGCGTGCGCAAGTACGAGCGGAGGGTGAAGGAACTCACCTACCAG TCTGAGGAAGACAGGAAGAATGTCCTCAGGCTGCAGGATCTGGTGGACAAGCTGCAAATGAAAGTGAAATCCTACAAGAGACA